Proteins encoded within one genomic window of Camelina sativa cultivar DH55 chromosome 19, Cs, whole genome shotgun sequence:
- the LOC104767941 gene encoding transcription factor RF2b-like → MKSDPKKVRGILANREAAARSKKRKSQYLLDLEHQVNFLEKDTTLMQEKEMFLENAKNMLIDEKEFRIRLESLEQQAKLHDEIKSPKATTTLNEQLSVEAQRLKEVLASNEQLSVEVQRLKMAIGDVMHNDGYQIDPNILQQLTINESDKPQTSKQL, encoded by the exons ATGAAATCTGATCCTAAGAAAGTCAGAGG AATCTTGGCAAACAGAGAAGCAGCTGCACGTTCAAAGAAGAGGAAGTCACAATACCTTCTTGACTTGGAACACCAAGTAAATTTTCTTGAGAAGGATACCACTTTGATGCAAGAAAAAGAGATGTTTTTGGAG AATGCTAAGAACATGCTGATTGATGAGAAGGAGTTCAGGATTCGACTTGAATCGTTGGAGCAACAAGCAAAACTTCATGACG AAATCAAAAGTCCAAAGGCGACGACAACGTTGAACGAACAATTGAGTGTGGAAGCACAACGGCTGAAGGAAGTATTAGCATCAAACGAACAACTGAGTGTAGAAGTCCAGCGGCTAAAGATGGCAATAGGTGATGTGATGCATAACGACGGCTATCAAATTGACCCAAACATCTTGCAACAACTCACCATTAATGAGTCCGATAAGCCACAGACAAGCAAGCAGCTCTGA